The window CGAAGGACGATCAGGCCATCAGCCGCAAGGGCCCGCGTGAGATCACGCAAGTGGCTGATGCCATTAACGAGATGCGCACGCGCATCCGTGCGCTGCTCGACGACCGCAGCCGCATGCTCGCGGCGATCAGTCACGATCTCAGGACGCCGTTGACGCGCCTGCGGCTGCGCGCCGAGCGCGTTGACGATACGGTCCTGGCGAATGCGATGCTCGGTGATATCACCAGAATCAGTCGCATGCTGGACGAAACGCTGGACTATCTGCGCGAGGACGCAAAATCCGAAGCGATGACACGTGTCGATCTGCCGAGTCTGCTGCAAACGATCTGCTCGGATTTTGCAGACGTCGGACATTCCGTATCCTATCAGGGACTGCCGCGGCTGACCTGGACCTGCCGACCCAGAGCGCTGACGCGTGCGCTCACCAATGTGGTGGAGAACGGTCTGAAGCACGGTGAGGCGGTCGTCGTGGGAATCGGGATAGGCCGCGAGGGATCAGCCGAAATCGACATCTCCGACGATGGACCGGGAATTCCCGCACCGTTGCGCGATCAGGTGTTCGAGCCCTTCTTCAAGGCGGACAATGCGCGCGGCGACGGCGGTTTCGGCCTCGGACTATCGATCGCCAAGGATATCGTCAAACGGCACGGCGGCCATATCGTCCTGCTCGATGGCGAGACGGCGGGCCTCACGGTGCGGATCACGCTGCCTGCGGAAATCGCACGTGACGCGGCATGACCGAATTCAAGCCACTGTCATTGCGAGCCAACGGGTCGGCGCAAAGCGCCGCCCGATGACAGGCTCCGCGAAGCAATCCAGAGGCCGCAAACGAAGACTGGATTGCTTCGTCGCAAGCGCTCCTCGCAATGACGAAGTCCTACACCGTCTTCTCCGGCCAGCGGCAGAGATCGTTGATCAGACATACCTCGCAGCGCGGTTTTCGCGCGAGGCATGTATAACGCCCGTGTAAAATCAGCCAGTGGTGCGCATGCATCATGAACTCCTCGGGGATCACGCGCTCCAGGCCCAGCTCGACTTCCAGCGGCGTCTTGCCCGGCGCGAGGTTGGTGCGATTGCCGACACGGAAGACGTGGGTATCCACCGCCATGGTGTGTTCGCCGAACGCCATGTTGAGCACCACATTGGCGGTCTTGCGGCCGGCGCCCGGCAGCGATTCCAGCTCGGCGCGGGTGCGCGGCACCATGCCGCCGAATTCCGCGATCAGCTTTTCCGACAGCGCGATGACATTCCTGGCCTTGGTGCGATACAGACCAATCGTCTTGATGTAGTTGCGGACTTCTTCCTCGCCGAGGTCGAGCATTTTTTGCGGCGTGTCGGCGATGGCGAACAGCGCGCGCGTCGCCTTGTTGACACCGGCGTCGGTGGCCTGCGCCGACAGCACCACGGCGACCAGCAGCGTGTAGGGATTGAGATGCTCAAGCTCGCCCTTCGGCTCCGGATTGGCCTTGCGGAAACGGGCGAATGCCTCATGCACCTCGGCCGCGCTCCACGGTTTTGGTTTTTTCGGCTTGTTCGGCGCCTGCCCTGACTTTGCCGCAACGGATTTTGGCGCGGTTACCTTGGTTTGGGCGGATAGCTTGCGGGTGATTTTCGGCATGGAGCGGGTATACTGACAGCCGATGACAGCATGCAACGATTTTGACATCATGGCAGAACCGGAACTGTTCTCGGCGCTATTGCGGCCGCATCGCTCGCTGAGCCGCACAGGCTTTTTCGTGCTGATGGGCTTTGTCTGCGCGGTCAGCTTCACCGCTGGCCTCGCCTTCCTGCTGATGGGCGCCTGGCCGGTGCTCGGCTTCTTCGGCCTCGACGCACTGGCGATCTACTGGGCGTTCCGGGTCAACTACCGCCGCGGCGACGCCACCGAGGAAATCACCGTGACGCCATCCGAGATTCGCGTCCGCCGGGTCAGCCACCGCGGCCATGTGGTTGAATGGGCGTTCAATCCGCTCTGGGTGCAGCTCGACCAGGTTACCCACGCCGAATTCGGCATCGAGCAGCTGTTTCTGGTCTCGCGCGGTCGCCGCGTCTCCATCGCGCGGTTTCTCGGGCCGGACGAAAAAGCCAGCTTCGTCAAGGCCTTGCTGGCAGCGTTGCAGGCCGCCAAGCGCGGCCCGACCTACAATCCGCTGACGTGACGCGACGTCGGAAATCGGGTGGTTTGCACGGGCTGGCGGGACTACATCGGAGCCATGATGAACCTCGCCAAAAATATCGCCAAGAATACTGTCATGAATACTGCCATGACTGATCCGCAGTTGACCCGGCCGGGCGCGCAGGACGCCGCCTTGCGCGATTACGATTCCGTGCGCCGCGCCATCGGCTTCATCTCCGACCACTGGCGCGCGCAGCCGGCCATCGAATCCATTGCCGACGCCGCCAGCGTCACGCCGGATGAATTGCATCATCTGTTCCGGCGCTGGGCCGGTCTCACGCCAAAGGCCTTCATGCAGGCGCTGACCCTGGATCACGCCAAGGGCCTGCTGCGCGATTCCGCCAGCGTGCTTGATGCCGCGCTCGACTCAGGCCTGTCCGGGCCGGGCCGGCTGCACGACCTGTTCGTGACCCATGAGGCCATGTCGCCGGGCGAATGGAAGGCCGGCGGCGCCGGCATGGAGTTGCGCTACGGCTTCCATCCCTGCCCGTTCGGCACGGCGATCGTGATCTCCAGCGAGCGCGGCCTCGCCGGCCTCGCCTTCTCCGATCCGGGCGAGGAGCAGCCGGCGTTTGCCGATATGGCCCGGCGCTGGCCCCGCGCCACCTTCATCGCCGACAATGACGGGACAGCGGCGCTGTCACGCCGCATCTTCGACGCCAGACTCTGGCGCCCGGAGCAGCCGCTGCGCGTGCTGCTGATCGGCACCGACTTCGAGGTGCGAGTGTGGGAGACGCTGCTGAAGATTCCGATGGGCCGCGCGGTCTGCTATTCGGACATCGCCAACAAGATCGAAAGCCCGAAGGCGTCACGCGCAGTCGGCGCCGCGGTCGGCAAGAACCCGATCTCCTTCGTGGTGCCGTGCCACCGCGCCCTCGGCAAATCCGGCGCGCTTACCGGCTATCACTGGGGCATCACCCGCAAGCAGGCGATGATCGGCTGGGAAGCCGGACAGGTGGGGGCAGGATAATTCGTGGGATGCGGAGTGTTCGAGTTGAATCGAACGGCGAAGAACAAACATAGCTGTCATTCCGGAGTGCGAGAGCGCAGCTCGAGCAAACCCGGAATCCACAACCACCACAGGGAGTATGGCTTCCGGGCCCACGCTCCAGCCGGCTTCGCCGACTGAAGCGTGTCCACAGATGCGCAATTTCGCATCGGGGAATGACAAACTTTAACCCGCCAGATCCAGCTTCGAGGCCACGGTCGAATCCGCGTTGAGCCGATAGATGATCGGCACGCCGGTGGCCAGTTCGCGCGCCAGGATGCCTTCCGGCGTCAACTTCTCCAGCACCATGATCAGCGCGCGCAGCGAGTTGCCATGCGCCGCCACCAGCGTGCGCTCACCGCGCAGCACGCAGGGCAAGATCTCCTGCACGAAATACGGCAGCGTTCGCGCCAGCGTGTCCTTCAGGCTTTCGCCGCCGGGCGGCGGCACGTCGTAGGAGCGGCGCCAGGTGTGGACCTGCTCCTCGCCCCATTTGGCGCGGGCATCGTCCTTGTTGAGGCCGGAGAGATCGCCATAGTCGCGCTCGTTCAGCGCGAGATTTCGGGTGATTGGCAGGCCGGTCTGGCCCATCTCGGCCAGCGCCAGATCGAGCGTGTACTGGGCGCGGGTCAGCGCGGAGGTGAAGGCGATATCGAAGATCAGCCCCTGCGCCTTCAGCTTGCGGCCGGCTTCCTTCGCTTCAGCGATGCCCTTCTCGGTGAGATTGGGATCCTTCCAGCCGGTGAAAAGATTCTTCAGATTCCATTCGCTCTGGCCGTGACGCACGAGCACGAGAAGACGGTCGTTCATTACGATAGTTCCGTTTCGTTTCTAGATGTCGCCAACGCCGAGCACGTCGGCCATCGAATACAGTCCGGGCTTCTTGCCATGCGCCCACATCGCCGCCTTCAGCGCGCCGTGCGCGAAGATCATGCGGTCCTCGGCCTTGTGCGAGATTTCGATGCGCTCATAGGGGCCGGCAAAAATAACGGTATGATCGCCGGTGACGGTGCCGCCGCGCAAGGAGGCAAAGCCGATGTCGCCGGCCTTGCGCGCGCCGGTGAGGCCATCGCGGCCACGCGCCGAGTGCTCCTCAAGCGCGATCTGACGGCCGGCGGCGGCGGCTTCGCCGAGCATGAAAGCGGTGCCGGACGGCGCGTCGATCTTGGCCTTGTGATGCATTTCGAGAATTTCGATATCGAAGCCGTCGTCGAGCGACTGCGCGACGCGCTTCACCAGCGCAGCCAGCAGATTGACGCCAAGACTCATATTGCCAGCCTTCACCACGATCGCCTGCGACGTCACGCTCTTGATCACCGCGTCATCCGACGACGACAGCCCGGTGGTGCCGATCACGTGGACGATGCCGCGCTGCGCGGCGATGGCGACATTGGCGATCGTCGCAGCCGGCACGGTGAAATCGAGAATACCGTCGGCGTCCTTCGACAATGACCACAGGTCGGCCGACAGCTTGACGCCGTTTGCCGGCAGCCCGGCCAGCGTGCCGGCATCCCGCCCGAGCAGTTCGGAGCCCGGCGCTTCCAGCGCGCCGGTGACCACGGCGCCCGAGGTTTCGGAAATGGCACGGACCAGCGCCCGGCCCATCCGCCCGCCGGCGCCTGCAACGATCAATCGCATATCGGTCATGTCACGCCTTTCAATACTTGCGATATAGCGACGCGGAGCCCCTGCGGCAACACGCGCAGGCCGTTTTTGGCTTTATCCGCGACGATAATGAGTACGCTATGCTTAAGGCTGTACGCCGTCATAACCGTCGATAATCACCAGATCGCTGTCGGCATGCGGTCCGCGCAGCGCCACCAGCCGCTGGTATTCCGGCGAATTGTAGCAGGCCAGCGCGGTGTCGTAGTCCTTGAATTCCAGCACCACGTTGCGGGACCGCGACGTGCCTTCCTTGCTCTCGAACTTGCCGCCGCGGACCAGGAATTTGGCGCCATACTTGTTGAATACCACGCCGTTCTGCGCGACGTAGTCCTTGTAGCCGTCCATGTTGTGTACATCGACGCGC is drawn from Nitrobacteraceae bacterium AZCC 2146 and contains these coding sequences:
- a CDS encoding uncharacterized protein (DUF1330 family) (product_source=COG5470; cog=COG5470; pfam=PF07045; superfamily=54909) translates to MAKAYWIARVDVHNMDGYKDYVAQNGVVFNKYGAKFLVRGGKFESKEGTSRSRNVVLEFKDYDTALACYNSPEYQRLVALRGPHADSDLVIIDGYDGVQP
- a CDS encoding endonuclease-3 (product_source=KO:K10773; cath_funfam=1.10.1670.10,1.10.340.30; cog=COG0177; ko=KO:K10773; pfam=PF00730,PF10576; smart=SM00478,SM00525,SM00548; superfamily=48150; tigrfam=TIGR01083), with protein sequence MSKSLHAVIGCQYTRSMPKITRKLSAQTKVTAPKSVAAKSGQAPNKPKKPKPWSAAEVHEAFARFRKANPEPKGELEHLNPYTLLVAVVLSAQATDAGVNKATRALFAIADTPQKMLDLGEEEVRNYIKTIGLYRTKARNVIALSEKLIAEFGGMVPRTRAELESLPGAGRKTANVVLNMAFGEHTMAVDTHVFRVGNRTNLAPGKTPLEVELGLERVIPEEFMMHAHHWLILHGRYTCLARKPRCEVCLINDLCRWPEKTV
- a CDS encoding 2,3-bisphosphoglycerate-dependent phosphoglycerate mutase (product_source=KO:K01834; cath_funfam=3.40.50.1240; cog=COG0588; ko=KO:K01834; pfam=PF00300; smart=SM00855; superfamily=53254); translation: MNDRLLVLVRHGQSEWNLKNLFTGWKDPNLTEKGIAEAKEAGRKLKAQGLIFDIAFTSALTRAQYTLDLALAEMGQTGLPITRNLALNERDYGDLSGLNKDDARAKWGEEQVHTWRRSYDVPPPGGESLKDTLARTLPYFVQEILPCVLRGERTLVAAHGNSLRALIMVLEKLTPEGILARELATGVPIIYRLNADSTVASKLDLAG
- a CDS encoding AraC family transcriptional regulator of adaptative response/methylated-DNA-[protein]-cysteine methyltransferase (product_source=KO:K10778; cath_funfam=1.10.10.10,1.10.10.60,3.30.160.70; cog=COG0350,COG2207; ko=KO:K10778; pfam=PF01035,PF12833; smart=SM00342; superfamily=46689,46767,53155; tigrfam=TIGR00589), which codes for MNLAKNIAKNTVMNTAMTDPQLTRPGAQDAALRDYDSVRRAIGFISDHWRAQPAIESIADAASVTPDELHHLFRRWAGLTPKAFMQALTLDHAKGLLRDSASVLDAALDSGLSGPGRLHDLFVTHEAMSPGEWKAGGAGMELRYGFHPCPFGTAIVISSERGLAGLAFSDPGEEQPAFADMARRWPRATFIADNDGTAALSRRIFDARLWRPEQPLRVLLIGTDFEVRVWETLLKIPMGRAVCYSDIANKIESPKASRAVGAAVGKNPISFVVPCHRALGKSGALTGYHWGITRKQAMIGWEAGQVGAG
- a CDS encoding signal transduction histidine kinase (product_source=COG0642; cath_funfam=3.30.565.10; cog=COG0642; pfam=PF00512,PF00672,PF02518; smart=SM00304,SM00387; superfamily=158472,55874; transmembrane_helix_parts=Inside_1_19,TMhelix_20_42,Outside_43_158,TMhelix_159_181,Inside_182_448), producing MMGRLGRLVPRSLTGQITGIVAVSVMLGILFTLAIVVFVFGMTLPGQSPGSVASRISDVTKLVRATSNPAEADIVIASARKAGFKVSRVAISDLTPSPDDAGVPMSSSLIVRRLNAEPGIQVLEGLRYPPGPRYQLAVRLDERNALVFEAMAGMSLWRYFLTPTALVLTIVMIFALLLSIYAIRWIIAPLAAVAQAAHSFGRSPKDDQAISRKGPREITQVADAINEMRTRIRALLDDRSRMLAAISHDLRTPLTRLRLRAERVDDTVLANAMLGDITRISRMLDETLDYLREDAKSEAMTRVDLPSLLQTICSDFADVGHSVSYQGLPRLTWTCRPRALTRALTNVVENGLKHGEAVVVGIGIGREGSAEIDISDDGPGIPAPLRDQVFEPFFKADNARGDGGFGLGLSIAKDIVKRHGGHIVLLDGETAGLTVRITLPAEIARDAA
- a CDS encoding 4-hydroxy-tetrahydrodipicolinate reductase (product_source=KO:K00215; cath_funfam=3.40.50.720; cog=COG0289; ko=KO:K00215; pfam=PF01113,PF05173; superfamily=51735; tigrfam=TIGR00036), coding for MTDMRLIVAGAGGRMGRALVRAISETSGAVVTGALEAPGSELLGRDAGTLAGLPANGVKLSADLWSLSKDADGILDFTVPAATIANVAIAAQRGIVHVIGTTGLSSSDDAVIKSVTSQAIVVKAGNMSLGVNLLAALVKRVAQSLDDGFDIEILEMHHKAKIDAPSGTAFMLGEAAAAGRQIALEEHSARGRDGLTGARKAGDIGFASLRGGTVTGDHTVIFAGPYERIEISHKAEDRMIFAHGALKAAMWAHGKKPGLYSMADVLGVGDI
- a CDS encoding putative membrane protein (product_source=COG5488; cog=COG5488; pfam=PF10003; transmembrane_helix_parts=Inside_1_19,TMhelix_20_42,Outside_43_45,TMhelix_46_63,Inside_64_163): MAEPELFSALLRPHRSLSRTGFFVLMGFVCAVSFTAGLAFLLMGAWPVLGFFGLDALAIYWAFRVNYRRGDATEEITVTPSEIRVRRVSHRGHVVEWAFNPLWVQLDQVTHAEFGIEQLFLVSRGRRVSIARFLGPDEKASFVKALLAALQAAKRGPTYNPLT